A genome region from Cicer arietinum cultivar CDC Frontier isolate Library 1 unplaced genomic scaffold, Cicar.CDCFrontier_v2.0 Ca_scaffold_5481_v2.0, whole genome shotgun sequence includes the following:
- the LOC101505218 gene encoding auxin-responsive protein SAUR50-like: MAIRSKSTKLVQTTVLKQILKRCSSLGKKNGYEDEEEDDGTLPHDVPKGHFAVYVGENRSRYIVPISFLTHPHFQTLLRQAEEEFGFDHDMGLTIPCQEVVFRSLTSMIR, encoded by the coding sequence ATGGCAATTAGATCAAAATCAACCAAACTAGTTCAAACTACAGTCCTTAAACAAATCCTGAAGAGATGTTCAAGCTTAGGCAAAAAAAATGGGTATGAagacgaagaagaagatgacGGTACTCTTCCACATGATGTACCAAAAGGTCATTTTGCTGTTTATGTTGGTGAAAACAGAAGCAGATACATTGTACCAATTTCATTCTTAACTCACCCTCACTTTCAGACACTCCTTCGACAAGCTGAGGAAGAATTCGGATTCGATCATGATATGGGTCTCACTATTCCTTGTCAAGAAGTTGTTTTCCGATCTCTAACATCGATGATCAGATGA